One window of Perca flavescens isolate YP-PL-M2 chromosome 6, PFLA_1.0, whole genome shotgun sequence genomic DNA carries:
- the LOC114556553 gene encoding zinc finger protein 70, producing the protein MSEGSSSDEEWPLDAHPVAKCWECGKKFSKITSLLSHYKSHNIRATCHICKVTFRRLTSLSMHLDNAHSPPLCKKCNQSFSNGWELNKHAETRCMGLMPFQEAPSLISAIIYQNSDNFPIDAAAQQSIKSVLRDSVSELRPQQRIEMEPERAETSKNSVEYTVGEDDNDVDMESDCEKADDSASTESDDEDKTHSQPADLCPDDPESDGGSSSTESSSEPSHSPHTDTPPAALPAVDSSMCAACGRGPFRSMKLHLLHCSGVKVKYQCSVCKKLFLTERSLKEHYMPLYSCEICGQVFPNKNSYHHEQCPVGTKSPLVLFCPESMPQACNICKSFFTTAKTLLNHVTKVHTSVVSTKVCIITNPSVLTDKKVLSGYRGTAALSAISSPNVVNQVLNGKLCVGQTHAGSLSRPSFLSTSLAGRPPATIYKAYSAAPVRLGKDGAFGRPTQPLSRLSAPLFVPPGAADKTPATVACGPVTPPMPTIVAMFENDSQGVALMKRMNTGWRSKASYPCRQCGAILRQPSLIISHRYLHRGRRSHQCQCGRAFKHRLHLLRHCVQHAETISYICVSCGETFTGAKLLAEHMKGKSRKKSHSARTWKLKVKRKCRMPFTCDCGQLFFRPSAYIWHQLKNGAKTKQLKTPLE; encoded by the coding sequence ATGTCTGAAGGCTCAAGCAGTGATGAAGAATGGCCGCTGGATGCACACCCCGTGGCGAAATGTTGGGAGTGTGGCAAAAAGTTCAGCAAAATAACTAGCTTGCTCTCTCACTACAAAAGCCACAATATCAGAGCTACCTGCCACATCTGCAAGGTCACTTTCCGACGCCTGACGTCACTATCCATGCACCTGGATAACGCACACTCCCCACCCCTTTGCAAAAAGTGCAATCAGTCTTTCAGTAACGGGTGGGAGTTGAACAAGCATGCAGAGACACGTTGCATGGGTTTAATGCCATTTCAAGAAGCTCCCTCTTTGATTTCAGCTATCATATATCAGAATAGTGACAACTTTCCTATTGACGCGGCTGCACAGCAGAGCATAAAGTCTGTGCTCCGTGACTCAGTGTCTGAGTTGAGGCCTCAACAAAGAATTGAGATGGAGCCTGAGAGAGCGGAGACATCTAAAAACAGCGTGGAGTATACAGTGGGTGAAGATGATAATGATGTTGACATGGAAAGTGACTGTGAGAAAGCCGATGACTCAGCAAGCACTGAATCTGATGACGAAGATAAGACACACTCTCAACCTGCAGACTTGTGTCCAGATGATCCAGAATCAGATGGGGGCTCAAGTTCAACTGAATCTTCCAGTGAACCTTCTCACAGTCCGCACACTGACACCCCCCCTGCAGCCCTTCCTGCTGTCGATAGTTCAATGTGTGCTGCGTGTGGTAGAGGGCCGTTTCGGTCAATGAAGCTTCATTTGCTGCACTGTAGTGGTGTAAAGGTAAAATATCAGTGTTCGGTGTGCAAGAAGCTCTTTCTAACTGAGAGGTCTCTAAAAGAACACTACATGCCTTTGTATTCCTGTGAAATCTGCGGCCAAGTTTTCCCTAACAAGAACTCGTACCATCACGAGCAGTGTCCCGTGGGAACCAAATCACCTCTGGTCCTCTTTTGTCCCGAGTCAATGCCGCAAGCGTGTAACATATGCAAATCCTTTTTCACCACTGCCAAAACCTTATTGAACCATGTCACCAAAGTTCACACGTCAGTGGTCAGCACCAAGGTGTGCATTATTACCAATCCATCAGTGTTGACTGATAAAAAGGTTTTGTCAGGTTACCGTGGCACCGCAGCCCTGTCAGCCATCAGTAGTCCCAATGTAGTCAACCAGGTCCTAAATGGAAAGCTCTGCGTAGGCCAGACCCATGCAGGGTCTCTGTCTCGGCCTTCCTTTCTCTCGACCTCCCTCGCAGGCAGACCTCCGGCCACTATATACAAGGCGTACTCTGCTGCACCTGTCCGATTGGGGAAAGACGGTGCCTTCGGTAGACCCACCCAGCCTTTAAGCCGTCTCTCTGCACCTTTATTCGTCCCTCCTGGTGCCGCTGACAAAACTCCAGCCACTGTGGCCTGTGGCCCTGTCACCCCACCAATGCCCACTATTGTGGCCATGTTTGAGAACGACAGCCAGGGCGTCGCTTTGATGAAACGTATGAACACAGGCTGGCGCTCCAAGGCCTCTTACCCCTGCAGGCAGTGTGGTGCCATCTTGCGGCAGCCCTCCCTCATCATCAGCCACCGCTACCTCCACCGAGGCCGCCGCTCACACCAGTGCCAGTGCGGCCGAGCTTTTAAGCACCGGCTGCACCTGTTGCGGCATTGCGTTCAGCACGCGGAGACCATAAGCTACATCTGTGTCAGCTGTGGGGAGACTTTCACAGGAGCAAAACTCTTAGCTGAGCACATGAAGGGCAAGTCACGGAAGAAATCGCATTCTGCACGTACATGGAAACTTAAAGTCAAGAGAAAGTGCAGAATGCCCTTTACATGCGACTGTGGCCAACTCTTTTTTAGGCCTTCGGCTTACATATGGCACCAACTTAAAAACGGGGCAAAAACGAAACAATTGAAGACGCCCTTGGAATGA